Proteins found in one Microcella daejeonensis genomic segment:
- the metX gene encoding homoserine O-acetyltransferase MetX — protein MDWQTSEDTVPSAFITEASRRALSGAPPVTGAWREGDPAGGRVFENLGPLELESGARLPHIRLAYESWGERSPSGDNVVLLLHALTGDSHVVGRPGNGHPTAGWWSGIVGPGLAIDTDRWFVLAPNMLGGCQGSTGPASFSPDGAEWGSRFPYLTIRDQVAAQRMLVDRLGIDRLAAVVGGSMGGMHAIEWAATHPERVERLAVLAAPAVSTADQIALNSVQLEAIRMDPAFHGGDYYDEDEGPYRGLALARRMALLNYRSPDELNERFERSWQGVLDPLGAGGRFAIESYLDFHGNKFTRRFDAGSYSVLVEAMNSHDITRGRGELAEVLAPVSRRSLVLGIDSDRLFPVEQQQAIARALPGTIHGDEAIVISSPFGHDAFLIEDDLVGPHLRALLES, from the coding sequence ATGGACTGGCAGACATCCGAAGACACCGTCCCCTCGGCCTTCATCACCGAGGCGAGCCGGCGCGCCCTGAGCGGCGCCCCGCCCGTCACGGGCGCCTGGCGCGAAGGCGACCCGGCGGGCGGCCGCGTCTTCGAGAACCTCGGACCGCTTGAGCTCGAGTCGGGCGCGCGGCTGCCGCACATCCGGCTCGCCTACGAGAGCTGGGGCGAGCGGAGCCCCTCGGGCGACAACGTCGTGCTGCTGCTGCACGCGCTGACCGGCGACAGCCACGTCGTCGGGCGGCCCGGCAACGGGCATCCCACCGCCGGATGGTGGAGCGGCATCGTCGGGCCGGGCCTCGCCATCGACACCGACCGCTGGTTCGTGCTCGCGCCGAACATGCTCGGCGGCTGCCAGGGCTCGACCGGGCCGGCCTCGTTCTCGCCCGACGGCGCGGAGTGGGGCTCGCGGTTCCCGTACCTCACCATCCGCGACCAGGTCGCGGCCCAGCGGATGCTCGTCGACCGGCTCGGCATCGACCGGCTCGCGGCCGTCGTCGGCGGGTCGATGGGCGGCATGCACGCCATCGAGTGGGCCGCGACCCACCCCGAGCGGGTGGAGCGGCTCGCCGTGCTCGCGGCCCCCGCGGTATCCACCGCCGACCAGATCGCCCTCAACTCGGTGCAGCTCGAGGCGATCCGCATGGATCCGGCCTTCCACGGCGGCGACTACTACGACGAGGACGAGGGGCCGTACCGCGGTCTCGCCCTCGCGCGGCGCATGGCGCTGCTCAACTACCGCTCCCCCGACGAGCTCAACGAGCGCTTCGAGCGCTCCTGGCAGGGCGTGCTCGACCCGCTGGGCGCGGGCGGCCGCTTCGCGATCGAGAGCTACCTCGACTTCCACGGCAACAAGTTCACCCGCCGCTTCGACGCGGGCAGCTACAGCGTGCTCGTCGAGGCGATGAACTCGCACGACATCACGCGCGGCCGCGGCGAGCTCGCCGAGGTTCTCGCGCCCGTCTCGCGGCGCAGCCTCGTGCTCGGCATCGACAGCGACCGGCTGTTCCCCGTCGAGCAGCAGCAGGCGATCGCGCGCGCCCTCCCGGGCACCATCCACGGCGACGAGGCGATCGTCATCTCCTCCCCCTTCGGCCACGACGCCTTCCTCATCGAGGACGACCTGGTCGGCCCGCATCTGCGCGCCCTGCTCGAGAGCTGA
- a CDS encoding bifunctional o-acetylhomoserine/o-acetylserine sulfhydrylase, which yields MSDEYRFETLQIHAGAAPDPQTNARATPIYRTTAYTFDSAEHAKNLFALAEFGNIYTRIQNPTQDVAEQRVAALEGGTAALLLSSGQSATTYAVLNIAQAGDHIVSSSSVYGGTYNLFKYTLAKLGIETTFVENQDDPEEWARAVRPNTKLFFGETIGNPKINVLDIATIAGVAHDHGLPFIVDNTIATPYLIRPFEHGADIVVHSATKFLGGHGTVLGGVIVDGGRFPWSQHVDRFPGLTEPDPSYHGASYTGVLGDGIAYIIKARVQLLRDIGSAISPDNAWQIIQGIETLSLRVERHVQNAEAVAHWLEEHPDVASVSYSALPSSPWYRHAQTYAPKGVGAVLSFELKGGVDAGRALVDSLSLFSHVANIGDVRSLIIHPASTTHSQLTPEQQLTAGVTPGLVRLSVGLENIDDIIADLDKGFAAARAVSLANANA from the coding sequence ATGAGCGACGAGTACCGCTTCGAGACCCTGCAGATCCACGCGGGTGCCGCGCCCGACCCGCAGACGAACGCCCGCGCCACGCCGATCTACCGCACGACGGCGTACACCTTCGACAGCGCCGAGCACGCGAAGAACCTCTTCGCGCTCGCGGAGTTCGGCAACATCTACACGCGCATCCAGAACCCCACCCAGGACGTCGCCGAGCAGCGCGTCGCCGCGCTCGAGGGCGGCACCGCGGCCCTGCTGCTCTCCTCCGGCCAGTCGGCGACGACGTACGCGGTGCTCAACATCGCGCAGGCCGGCGATCACATCGTCTCCTCCTCCTCGGTGTACGGCGGCACCTACAACCTCTTCAAGTACACCCTCGCCAAGCTCGGCATCGAGACGACCTTCGTCGAGAACCAGGACGACCCCGAGGAGTGGGCGCGCGCCGTGCGCCCGAACACCAAGCTCTTCTTCGGCGAGACGATCGGCAACCCGAAGATCAACGTGCTCGACATCGCCACGATCGCCGGCGTCGCGCACGACCACGGGCTGCCGTTCATCGTCGACAACACCATCGCCACGCCGTACCTCATCCGCCCCTTCGAGCACGGCGCCGACATCGTCGTGCACTCGGCGACGAAGTTCCTCGGCGGGCACGGCACGGTGCTCGGCGGCGTCATCGTCGACGGCGGCCGCTTCCCGTGGTCGCAGCACGTCGACAGGTTCCCCGGCCTCACCGAGCCCGACCCCTCGTACCACGGGGCGAGCTACACGGGCGTGCTCGGCGACGGCATCGCGTACATCATCAAGGCGCGCGTGCAGCTGCTGCGCGACATCGGCTCGGCCATCTCGCCCGACAACGCCTGGCAGATCATCCAGGGCATCGAGACCCTCAGCCTGCGGGTCGAGCGCCACGTGCAGAACGCCGAGGCGGTCGCGCACTGGCTCGAGGAGCACCCCGACGTCGCGAGCGTCAGCTACTCGGCTCTGCCCTCGAGCCCCTGGTACCGCCACGCGCAGACCTACGCCCCCAAGGGCGTCGGCGCGGTGCTCTCGTTCGAGCTCAAGGGCGGCGTCGACGCCGGCCGCGCGCTCGTCGACTCGCTGTCGCTGTTCAGCCACGTCGCCAACATCGGCGACGTGCGCAGCCTGATCATCCACCCGGCCTCGACGACGCACTCGCAGCTCACCCCCGAGCAGCAGCTCACCGCGGGCGTCACGCCCGGCCTCGTGCGCCTCTCGGTGGGGCTCGAGAACATCGACGACATCATCGCCGACCTCGACAAGGGCTTCGCGGCCGCCCGCGCCGTGAGCCTCGCCAACGCGAACGCCTGA
- a CDS encoding acyltransferase family protein has product MQASERTKAPRERVPFWDNARFVCITLVVAGHAIQRLTAESDNALVVYLFIYAFHMPAFAMISGYFSKPGAPGARQMRKVITDIVLPYVIMETIWTLVQFLVEGSVALNPTQPSWTLWFLLALGIFRLILPYLALLKWPLLWAVVFSVGVGYLSNVDSTFSLSRAIGILPFFVLGWKLKEWGLIERWRFVEAPARLVRIGSVAVLLVWVAVLVAFIDVWRATDLRFWFFYDDSYQGLGEDQWWAGLVRLLLIALAVLLSGCVFALVPRRETWMTAFGQATMYVYLLHSFVLYPIRESGVIGGDNSSLTWLIGLLLASVAITVALASPLVRRITRPIIEPKPRWIFREQPDEESREPRSGSSRVDPTGARRR; this is encoded by the coding sequence ATGCAGGCGAGCGAGCGCACCAAGGCCCCCCGCGAGCGCGTGCCCTTCTGGGACAACGCCCGCTTCGTCTGCATCACCCTCGTCGTCGCCGGCCACGCCATCCAGCGCCTGACCGCCGAGAGCGACAACGCCCTCGTGGTGTACCTGTTCATCTACGCCTTCCACATGCCGGCCTTCGCGATGATCAGCGGCTACTTCTCCAAGCCCGGGGCGCCCGGGGCCCGGCAGATGCGCAAGGTCATCACCGACATCGTGCTGCCCTACGTGATCATGGAGACGATCTGGACCCTGGTGCAGTTCCTCGTCGAGGGCTCCGTCGCGCTCAATCCGACGCAGCCCTCCTGGACGCTCTGGTTCCTGCTCGCCCTCGGCATCTTCCGGCTGATCCTCCCCTACCTCGCGCTGCTCAAGTGGCCGCTGCTGTGGGCGGTCGTCTTCTCCGTCGGGGTCGGGTACCTCAGCAACGTGGACTCGACCTTCTCGCTCTCGCGCGCGATCGGGATCCTGCCGTTCTTCGTGCTCGGCTGGAAGCTCAAGGAGTGGGGCCTCATCGAGCGCTGGCGCTTCGTCGAGGCGCCGGCGCGGCTCGTGCGCATCGGCTCCGTCGCCGTGCTGCTCGTCTGGGTCGCCGTGCTCGTCGCCTTCATCGACGTGTGGCGGGCGACCGACCTGCGGTTCTGGTTCTTCTACGACGACTCCTACCAGGGCCTCGGCGAGGACCAGTGGTGGGCCGGACTCGTGCGCCTGCTGCTCATCGCCCTCGCCGTGCTGCTGTCGGGCTGCGTCTTCGCGCTCGTGCCGCGGCGCGAGACCTGGATGACCGCCTTCGGCCAGGCGACGATGTACGTCTACCTGCTGCACTCCTTCGTGCTCTACCCGATCCGCGAGTCCGGGGTCATCGGCGGCGACAACTCCTCGCTCACCTGGCTCATCGGGCTGCTGCTCGCCTCCGTCGCGATCACCGTCGCGCTCGCGAGCCCCCTCGTGCGCCGCATCACCCGCCCGATCATCGAGCCGAAGCCGCGCTGGATCTTCCGCGAGCAGCCCGACGAGGAGTCCCGGGAGCCGCGCTCCGGCTCGTCGAGGGTCGACCCGACGGGCGCTCGCCGCCGCTGA
- a CDS encoding SDR family oxidoreductase: protein MHSYRAVVTGASSGIGAAAVRRLVAAGWAVTAVARRADRLEALAAETGCSVVVADLTVADDVDALAEAVRASGPLHALVANAGGAIGTDPVAEARAEDLAAMFDLNVLTAQRSIAALIGSLRAGAVERGVADIVAVTSTAGQVPYEGGGGYNAAKFALRGLLGALRLELAGEPLRVVQIAPGMVRTDEFALNRFGGDEERVAALYAGVEHPLTADDVAETIVHAITLPQHVNLDEVTMRPVAQAAQHKLVREPLRVREA, encoded by the coding sequence ATGCACAGCTATCGCGCCGTCGTGACAGGAGCCAGTTCGGGCATCGGGGCGGCCGCGGTGCGTCGGCTCGTCGCCGCCGGGTGGGCGGTCACGGCCGTCGCACGACGCGCCGACCGTCTCGAGGCGCTCGCCGCCGAGACGGGGTGCTCGGTCGTCGTCGCCGATCTGACGGTCGCCGATGACGTGGATGCCCTCGCCGAGGCCGTGCGGGCATCCGGCCCCCTGCACGCTCTCGTCGCCAACGCGGGCGGCGCGATCGGCACCGATCCCGTCGCCGAGGCCCGGGCGGAGGATCTCGCCGCCATGTTCGACCTCAACGTGCTCACCGCCCAGCGCTCGATCGCCGCGCTCATCGGCAGCCTGCGCGCCGGCGCCGTCGAGCGTGGCGTCGCCGACATCGTCGCGGTGACCTCGACCGCCGGGCAGGTGCCGTACGAGGGCGGTGGCGGCTACAACGCGGCCAAGTTCGCCCTGCGCGGGCTGCTGGGGGCGCTGCGGTTGGAGCTCGCGGGGGAGCCGCTCCGGGTCGTGCAGATCGCGCCGGGGATGGTGCGCACCGACGAGTTCGCCCTCAACCGCTTCGGCGGCGACGAGGAGCGGGTCGCCGCGCTGTACGCGGGCGTGGAGCATCCCCTCACGGCGGACGACGTCGCCGAGACCATCGTGCACGCGATCACCCTGCCGCAGCACGTCAACCTCGACGAGGTGACGATGCGCCCGGTCGCGCAGGCCGCGCAGCACAAGCTCGTGCGCGAGCCGCTGCGGGTGCGCGAGGCCTGA
- a CDS encoding MFS transporter yields the protein MPLASGRTVAALRGRSGAITLGLVGYLFFVEFVSGVLQGYYIPLIPDLVDHLGIRDADFNWFEAAQLLLSAIVVPVLAKLGDMLGHKRILLVSTVLTAAASWWLAFAGDFWSFLIAWTLQGFYVVWLPLEVALIFDRGRATNRAASDTRRAAGFLVVALEAGAIAGALGGGRLFEALDGDVTLALMVPAASVTIAFFAILWGVPESARVTGRRLDTVGFALLTLALLTITSGLTFLRINGPDALWVYALMALGVLLLLPFGRWVLRHPDPAIDLRVLRQPTMWPVQLTAGLLGVSILGAQAPLSTFAGTDPAEAGFGLGLSASAISTIIGAYLIAMIIGALLFPVVSRRTTPRIALIVGTLLIAAGYLAFLINSATSLGVTLNMVVAGIGSGALVAALPAAAAAAAPLGQTGIATGLTNTTKTIGGSFASAVFAVVLVFAAGQAAVGTAASLAGYLVVFGICGVTALVAAGVLVLVPRSAFADAPAERVPDRVG from the coding sequence ATGCCCCTCGCCTCCGGCCGCACCGTCGCGGCCCTCCGCGGCCGCTCCGGCGCCATCACGCTCGGCCTCGTCGGCTACCTGTTCTTCGTCGAGTTCGTCAGCGGCGTGCTGCAGGGGTACTACATCCCGCTCATCCCCGACCTGGTCGACCATCTCGGCATCCGCGACGCCGACTTCAACTGGTTCGAGGCGGCGCAGCTGCTGCTGAGCGCGATCGTCGTGCCGGTGCTCGCGAAGCTCGGCGACATGCTCGGCCACAAGCGCATCCTGCTCGTCTCGACCGTGCTCACCGCGGCGGCGAGCTGGTGGCTGGCCTTCGCCGGCGACTTCTGGAGCTTCCTCATCGCGTGGACCCTGCAGGGCTTCTACGTCGTCTGGCTGCCGCTCGAGGTCGCTCTCATCTTCGACCGCGGCCGCGCGACGAACCGCGCCGCCTCCGATACGCGGCGCGCCGCCGGATTCCTCGTGGTCGCGCTCGAGGCCGGCGCCATCGCGGGAGCCCTGGGCGGCGGGCGCCTATTCGAGGCCCTCGACGGCGACGTGACCCTCGCGCTCATGGTGCCCGCGGCGAGCGTAACGATCGCCTTCTTCGCCATCCTCTGGGGGGTGCCGGAATCGGCGAGGGTCACCGGCCGCCGCCTCGACACCGTCGGCTTCGCCCTGCTCACGCTCGCGCTGCTGACGATCACCTCGGGGCTGACCTTCCTGCGCATCAACGGGCCCGATGCGCTGTGGGTCTACGCCCTCATGGCGCTCGGGGTGCTGCTGCTGCTCCCCTTCGGCCGGTGGGTGCTGCGCCACCCCGACCCGGCGATCGACCTGCGCGTGCTGCGGCAGCCCACGATGTGGCCGGTGCAGCTGACGGCGGGGCTGCTCGGGGTGAGCATCCTGGGCGCCCAGGCGCCGCTGTCGACCTTCGCCGGCACCGACCCGGCCGAGGCGGGCTTCGGGCTCGGGCTCTCGGCGAGCGCGATCTCGACCATCATCGGCGCCTACCTGATCGCCATGATCATCGGCGCCCTGCTGTTCCCGGTCGTCTCGCGGCGGACGACGCCGCGCATCGCCCTCATCGTCGGCACGCTCCTCATCGCGGCCGGATACCTGGCCTTCCTGATCAACAGCGCCACCTCGCTCGGGGTGACGCTCAACATGGTCGTGGCCGGCATCGGCTCGGGCGCGCTCGTCGCCGCCCTGCCCGCCGCCGCCGCGGCCGCCGCCCCGCTCGGGCAGACGGGCATCGCCACGGGGCTCACCAATACGACGAAGACCATCGGCGGATCCTTCGCGAGCGCGGTCTTCGCCGTCGTGCTCGTTTTCGCCGCCGGGCAGGCCGCCGTCGGCACGGCGGCGAGCCTCGCCGGCTACCTCGTGGTCTTCGGCATCTGCGGCGTCACGGCGCTCGTCGCAGCGGGCGTCCTCGTGCTCGTGCCGCGGTCGGCCTTCGCCGACGCCCCCGCCGAGCGCGTGCCCGACCGCGTGGGGTGA
- a CDS encoding uracil-DNA glycosylase has protein sequence MTSEPRPLADLVHPSWAEALAPVADRIARIGEWLRAETAAGRPYLPAGERVLRAFSEPLDAVRVLILGQDPYPTPGHAVGLSFSVEADVRPLPRSLVNIYRERQDDLGLAPAAHGDLSAWHRRGVLLLNRVLTVRAGAAGSHRGHGWEEVTACAVEALAARDAPLVGVLWGRDAAAARPLLGGAAVVASAHPSPLSAHRGFFGSRPFSRVDALLQEQGADPVDWSLPERPDHAGPGLD, from the coding sequence GTGACCTCCGAACCCCGGCCCCTCGCCGACCTCGTGCATCCCAGCTGGGCCGAGGCCCTGGCGCCCGTCGCCGACCGCATCGCCCGGATCGGCGAGTGGCTGCGCGCCGAGACCGCGGCCGGGCGGCCGTACCTGCCGGCGGGGGAGCGCGTGCTGCGCGCCTTCTCCGAGCCGCTCGACGCGGTGCGGGTGCTCATCCTCGGGCAGGATCCGTACCCGACCCCCGGCCACGCCGTCGGCCTGAGCTTCTCGGTCGAGGCGGATGTGCGGCCCCTGCCGCGCAGCCTCGTCAACATCTACCGCGAGCGGCAGGACGACCTCGGGCTCGCGCCGGCCGCGCACGGCGACCTCAGCGCCTGGCACCGTCGCGGCGTGCTGCTGCTGAACCGGGTGCTCACGGTGCGGGCCGGCGCCGCCGGCTCCCACCGCGGTCACGGCTGGGAGGAGGTGACGGCGTGCGCCGTCGAGGCCCTGGCCGCGCGCGACGCCCCGCTCGTGGGCGTGCTCTGGGGGCGGGATGCGGCCGCCGCCCGCCCGCTGCTGGGCGGGGCGGCCGTCGTCGCCTCCGCGCATCCCAGCCCCCTGTCGGCCCACCGCGGCTTCTTCGGATCCCGGCCGTTCTCGCGGGTGGACGCACTGCTGCAGGAGCAGGGCGCCGACCCCGTCGACTGGAGCCTGCCCGAGCGTCCTGACCATGCTGGGCCCGGCCTAGACTGA
- a CDS encoding GNAT family N-acetyltransferase — protein MLEEEYQPRRVLPPHLRAPAAPEPVFAYEIREAVEADLPWIREIYNHYVANSTVTFDEKPWTLRFLRTKFAKIRKLGHPFLVAESPSGVILGFAYVYPWKEKAAYRFTVENSIYLGPGATGKGLGRVLLEQLLERSREAGIKEVIAVIADRGAEASIALHEQFGFVETGRMARVGFKFERWLGIVMMQKSLKKKR, from the coding sequence GTGCTGGAGGAGGAGTACCAACCGCGTCGCGTGCTGCCGCCCCATCTGCGGGCGCCCGCCGCCCCCGAGCCGGTGTTCGCCTACGAGATCCGCGAGGCGGTCGAGGCCGACCTGCCGTGGATCCGCGAGATCTACAACCACTACGTCGCGAACTCGACCGTCACCTTCGACGAGAAGCCCTGGACCCTGCGGTTCCTGCGCACGAAGTTCGCCAAGATCCGCAAGCTCGGCCACCCCTTCCTCGTCGCCGAATCGCCCTCGGGCGTCATCCTCGGCTTCGCCTACGTGTACCCGTGGAAGGAGAAGGCGGCCTACCGCTTCACGGTCGAGAACTCGATCTACCTCGGGCCGGGCGCGACGGGCAAGGGCCTCGGCCGCGTGCTGCTCGAGCAGCTGCTCGAGCGCTCGCGCGAGGCGGGCATCAAGGAGGTCATCGCGGTGATCGCCGACCGCGGGGCCGAGGCCTCGATCGCGCTGCACGAGCAGTTCGGCTTCGTCGAGACCGGGCGCATGGCCCGCGTCGGCTTCAAGTTCGAGCGCTGGCTCGGCATCGTGATGATGCAGAAGTCGCTCAAGAAGAAGCGCTGA
- a CDS encoding TetR/AcrR family transcriptional regulator — MSLTEKGRRRREALLDAVVLVLEREGPGAVTHRAVAAQAGVPVSAATYYFATIDDLLIEALRRAVEEETALLQPDALADTADLARALHDYAVQRRATAVAHYELLLLATRRPALRPDAERWYASLEAALDAGFPSTAGEHPDERAQRLASAAMALDGLILRMLWRGEPSTPAEVERSLEPLLRPLLPAIAR, encoded by the coding sequence GTGAGCCTGACCGAGAAGGGCCGCCGCCGCCGCGAGGCGCTCCTCGACGCCGTCGTGCTCGTGCTCGAGCGGGAGGGCCCCGGCGCGGTCACCCACCGCGCCGTCGCCGCGCAGGCCGGGGTGCCCGTCTCGGCGGCGACCTACTACTTCGCGACGATCGACGATCTGCTGATCGAGGCGCTGCGTCGCGCGGTCGAGGAGGAGACGGCCCTGCTGCAGCCCGACGCGCTCGCCGACACGGCCGACCTCGCCCGGGCCCTGCACGACTACGCCGTGCAGCGTCGGGCCACCGCCGTCGCGCACTACGAGCTGCTGCTACTGGCGACGCGGCGCCCGGCGCTGCGGCCGGACGCCGAGCGGTGGTACGCCAGCCTCGAGGCAGCGCTCGACGCGGGCTTCCCCTCGACCGCGGGCGAGCATCCCGACGAGCGTGCGCAGCGCCTCGCGAGCGCCGCGATGGCCCTCGACGGACTCATCCTGCGCATGCTCTGGCGCGGCGAGCCGTCGACCCCGGCCGAGGTCGAGCGCTCCCTCGAGCCGCTGCTGCGGCCGCTGCTGCCCGCGATCGCGCGCTGA
- a CDS encoding DMT family transporter yields MGYVFLVGAIIAEVIATSFLKLTSGERAVWWAFPIVIVGYIGAFSLLSLTLGRGVPLGTAYGIWAGAGVALVALISWAVFGETLTWAQLAGLALIIAGVALVELGGSHDSTTAAPASLTP; encoded by the coding sequence ATGGGGTACGTGTTCCTCGTCGGCGCGATCATCGCCGAGGTCATCGCGACGAGCTTCCTCAAGCTGACGAGCGGCGAGCGCGCGGTCTGGTGGGCCTTCCCCATCGTGATCGTCGGTTACATCGGCGCCTTCTCGCTGCTCTCGCTCACGCTCGGCCGCGGCGTGCCGCTCGGCACCGCCTACGGCATCTGGGCCGGAGCGGGCGTGGCCCTCGTCGCCCTCATCAGCTGGGCGGTCTTCGGCGAGACGCTCACCTGGGCGCAGCTCGCCGGCCTCGCGCTCATCATCGCGGGGGTCGCGCTCGTCGAGCTCGGCGGATCGCACGACAGCACGACGGCCGCCCCGGCCTCCCTGACGCCGTGA
- a CDS encoding amidase, protein MSDIHDLTALQQWDELHRGRLSPRELVDHYLERIARLDPAIGALTVVEPERARARADALEGEVARTAPLWGIPIADKELSARAGQVTSYGSRLMAGFVPERSDELVEQLDAAGAISLGATAAPEFGLPSYTESAQSGATRNPYDLTRGAGGSSGGAAAAVAAGLLPVAPGSDGGGSVRIPAAACGLVGLKPSRGRVPAGSGLDRLAGLVVPGPLARTVADAALVLDAMVEGAPWEFATRAPSPHDGPLLGYAVRGEGRFQLGVVTDSPWDDWCEVALAPEAQAALDEALRIFGEIGHGIERLAPAPEPEYAEHFRAVWMAGAAGIPARTPEQLSQLEPLTAWLVERGRALPASRLAEALSGLAAFERRVIRRFASVDVVITPALAMTPRPIGWYDAEDAERNFRQQVQYTPFTSFVNVSGLPALTVPVGITGAESAEPGLPMGVQLIGRPGGEAALLALGAQLERRRGPLPHPAMW, encoded by the coding sequence GTGTCCGACATCCACGACCTGACCGCCCTCCAGCAGTGGGATGAGCTGCATCGCGGTCGGCTCTCGCCGCGCGAGCTCGTCGACCACTACCTGGAGCGCATTGCGCGACTCGATCCGGCCATCGGGGCCCTCACGGTGGTCGAGCCCGAGCGCGCGCGGGCCCGCGCCGACGCCCTGGAGGGGGAGGTCGCGCGCACGGCGCCGCTGTGGGGCATCCCGATCGCCGACAAGGAGCTCAGCGCGCGCGCCGGCCAGGTGACGAGCTACGGCTCGCGGCTCATGGCGGGCTTCGTGCCCGAGCGCTCCGACGAGCTCGTCGAGCAGCTCGACGCGGCGGGCGCCATCAGCCTCGGCGCGACGGCGGCGCCCGAGTTCGGCCTGCCCTCGTACACCGAGTCGGCCCAGTCGGGCGCGACGCGAAACCCCTACGACCTGACGCGCGGAGCGGGGGGCTCGAGCGGCGGCGCGGCCGCGGCCGTGGCGGCGGGGCTCCTGCCGGTCGCCCCCGGCAGCGACGGCGGCGGAAGCGTGCGCATCCCCGCCGCCGCCTGCGGGCTCGTCGGGCTCAAGCCCTCGCGCGGCCGCGTGCCGGCGGGCAGCGGGCTCGATCGTCTCGCCGGCCTCGTCGTGCCCGGGCCGCTCGCCCGCACGGTCGCCGACGCCGCCCTCGTGCTCGACGCGATGGTCGAGGGAGCGCCGTGGGAGTTCGCCACGCGCGCCCCGAGCCCTCACGACGGCCCGCTGCTCGGCTACGCCGTGCGCGGCGAGGGCCGGTTCCAGCTCGGGGTCGTCACGGATTCGCCGTGGGACGACTGGTGCGAGGTGGCTCTCGCCCCCGAGGCGCAGGCGGCCCTCGACGAGGCGCTGCGCATCTTCGGCGAGATCGGGCACGGCATCGAGCGGCTCGCGCCGGCGCCCGAGCCCGAGTACGCCGAGCACTTCCGGGCGGTGTGGATGGCCGGCGCCGCCGGCATCCCCGCCCGCACCCCCGAGCAGCTGTCGCAGCTCGAACCGCTCACCGCCTGGCTCGTGGAGCGCGGGCGCGCGCTGCCCGCCTCGCGCCTCGCCGAGGCCCTCTCGGGGCTCGCGGCGTTCGAGCGCCGGGTCATCCGCCGCTTCGCCTCGGTCGACGTCGTCATCACGCCCGCGCTGGCGATGACGCCGCGGCCGATCGGCTGGTACGACGCCGAGGACGCCGAGCGCAACTTCCGCCAGCAGGTGCAGTACACGCCGTTCACGAGCTTCGTGAACGTCAGCGGGCTGCCGGCGCTCACGGTGCCCGTCGGCATCACCGGTGCGGAGTCGGCCGAGCCCGGCCTGCCGATGGGCGTGCAGCTCATCGGCCGCCCCGGAGGGGAGGCCGCCCTGCTCGCGCTCGGCGCGCAGCTCGAGCGCCGCCGCGGGCCGCTGCCGCATCCCGCGATGTGGTGA
- a CDS encoding SDR family NAD(P)-dependent oxidoreductase produces the protein MRTVVITGASSGLGSEAALELSRRGWQVAVVGRHEARTHAVAARVGGVPFTADFDELDQVRSLADQLLARFPRIDALASNAGGLVPQRARTVDGFDLGFQRNVLAGALLTELLLPRLRAARGRVIATASVVNRLGGLRLDDLDFARRRLGGSWRRYGAAKLATILYARSLAERTGLESYAFHPGYVRSSFGAESPSARVFIALTSSMQISADAGAAPLVHLVDTPELGVPNGTYFDGLNPFGQTHPSAGDARLAEDLWHAIADRIGVPVSTADR, from the coding sequence ATGCGCACGGTCGTCATCACCGGCGCGAGCTCGGGCCTGGGCTCGGAGGCCGCGCTCGAGCTCTCCCGCCGCGGCTGGCAGGTCGCCGTGGTCGGGCGCCATGAGGCCCGCACGCACGCCGTCGCGGCGCGCGTCGGCGGCGTGCCCTTCACCGCCGACTTCGACGAGCTCGACCAGGTGCGCTCCCTCGCCGACCAGCTGCTCGCCCGGTTCCCGCGCATCGACGCGCTCGCCTCGAACGCCGGCGGGCTCGTGCCGCAGCGGGCCCGCACGGTCGACGGCTTCGACCTCGGCTTCCAGCGCAACGTCCTCGCCGGCGCGCTCCTCACCGAGCTGCTGCTCCCGCGGCTGCGGGCGGCGCGCGGACGCGTCATCGCGACCGCGAGCGTGGTGAACCGCCTCGGCGGGCTGCGGCTCGACGACCTCGACTTCGCCCGCCGGCGGCTCGGCGGCAGCTGGCGCCGCTACGGCGCCGCGAAGCTCGCGACCATCCTCTACGCCCGCTCGCTCGCCGAGCGCACCGGGCTCGAGAGCTACGCGTTCCACCCCGGCTACGTGCGCAGCTCCTTCGGCGCCGAGTCGCCGAGCGCGCGGGTGTTCATCGCCCTGACGAGCAGCATGCAGATCTCCGCCGACGCGGGAGCGGCACCGCTCGTGCATCTCGTCGACACCCCCGAGCTGGGCGTGCCGAACGGCACGTACTTCGACGGCCTCAACCCCTTCGGGCAGACCCACCCGAGCGCGGGCGACGCGCGCCTCGCCGAGGATCTCTGGCACGCGATCGCCGACCGCATCGGCGTTCCGGTGAGCACGGCCGATCGCTGA